CCTGGTGCGGTGGGGTTCGTGTGCGTTGTGACCGGTGTCCCCGGCCGCGCGCCGGCGTCCCGCCGGACGGCTGACGTGACTTGGAGACAGCGTAGGAAAGTCGTCGGCGCCGACGCTAGTCGCCGGTTTGGCGGATGCGTTGCGGTAGGTCGCGCCGGAGGCGGACGCCACGAGTTCCCGCAGGCGGCTGCTCGTCTGCTGCGCCGCTGATGCCTGTGCTGGGCGGCGTTGGCGGGTGCGCAGTTCGGCGATGGTGCGGGACAACGAGGCCAGTTCGTCGGCCAGGAGCCAGAGTTGCTCAGGGGCGGAGATGGCAGGGCCGGCCCAGGCCAGCATTCGGGCGGCGGCCCGTAGGCCGCTGCCGACGCGCGTGGGAGGGGGAACTCGGCCGTAGGGCTCTGTGGCGGCGCGCTCGAAGTCGTCGGCGGCCTCGTGCAGGGCAGGCTCGTGGCAGACCTCCGCCAAGGTCCTGAGCAGGTCCGCCGCCGCGTGGACGGCGTCGGCGATCCAGTGATCGTCGCCGGTGTGTTCGGTGAGGAGTGCGACTGCGTCAGAGGCCGTCGTGAGCACGGCGGTCCATGCTGCCTGGTCGGATGCAGGTGTGGCAGGTGGTGGAGCCTGCGTTGTCGGTTTGTCGGCCCAAAAGGCGCGAAGTCTGGGAAGGCTGAGGTCTTCGGCCAGCTGCGTGCCGGCGATGAGGACTTGCCGGCCCTGAAGCTCCAGGTGGCCGGGCAGCCCGACGACGTAGCCCGAGGTGCCGTCGGTTGTGCCCAGTCGGGTCCACGTTCGTATGACCAGCCCTGCCTCACGCATTCGCTCGGTGAAGTCGGACTCGTCGCTCGACAGCCGGGCGGCCGCCCTGACTTGGGCTCTGAGCACGGCGGTGACGACCGATCGCCGTGGCTCCGGCAGGGGTGGGCCGACGATGCGTTGGGGGTCGTCGATGGCGTTCCATCGGCGGCGCAACTTGGGCAGGGTGGTCCCGGCGGCGAAG
The DNA window shown above is from Thermomonospora umbrina and carries:
- a CDS encoding relaxase/mobilization nuclease domain-containing protein; its protein translation is MRQSSTEDRPCRGTSETEPSMIIRELERGSDIAGLLYYLYGPGRANEHTDPHLIAGFRHPTDLEPPLTAEGDRNFRYLIGLLAQPADALGAGTNPQPVFHVVIRLAPDDPSLTDDQWADIAHRIMDSTGLAPYGQEEEAVRWIAVRHADDHIHLMATLARQDGRGLDVNNLRYRMQAVRRDLELRHRLHPGAPGDRSAARSPTRAEVEKAARMGWEETARQTLARRVAVAAAAAGTLEAFFARLRGAGTLVRTRNDDSGQPIGYAVALPENTDRTGDPVWYGGRCFAAGTTLPKLRRRWNAIDDPQRIVGPPLPEPRRSVVTAVLRAQVRAAARLSSDESDFTERMREAGLVIRTWTRLGTTDGTSGYVVGLPGHLELQGRQVLIAGTQLAEDLSLPRLRAFWADKPTTQAPPPATPASDQAAWTAVLTTASDAVALLTEHTGDDHWIADAVHAAADLLRTLAEVCHEPALHEAADDFERAATEPYGRVPPPTRVGSGLRAAARMLAWAGPAISAPEQLWLLADELASLSRTIAELRTRQRRPAQASAAQQTSSRLRELVASASGATYRNASAKPATSVGADDFPTLSPSHVSRPAGRRRAAGDTGHNAHEPHRTRPPHNRQPRPPGR